The genomic region TTTGCAGAGGCAGTGAATCTGCTGATAGACAAGGAAGATATTGATAGAAAAAGCATTACGGCCATCGGTTCACATGGCCAGACACTCTGGCATCAGCCGGAAGGGGAGCACCCTTTTTCCATGCAGCTGGGAGATCCCAATATCATTGCGGCACGTACAGGCTTGAAAGTCGTAGCCGATTTCAGACGCAAAGATATGGCACTGGGCGGAAGCGGTGCACCATTCGCTCCGGCATTTCACAGATTTCTGCTTGGAAAGAACGATGTACCCCTTTGTGTGGGCAATATCGGCGGAATAGCCAACATCACGCTATTGGGAGAAGAGCTCATCGGGTACGATACCGGTCCTGGAAATATGCTGATGGATATGTGGATAAAAAAGCATAAGAGTGTTGGGTATGACAAAGACGGTAGATGGGCAAGAGAAGGAAAGATTGTTTATCCTCTGCTTGAGAGTATGATGGAAGATGCGTATTTTGGTATGGCACATCCCAAAAGTACGGGGAGGGAGAAATTCAATGAGAAGTGGCTGGAAGATGCCCTTCGCGGCACTTCGACAGGCTCAGTGAATACTCAGGGAACGGTGGCTGAGCCTGTCGAAGCCGAAGATGTACAAAGAACACTGCTTGAACTCACAGCGCTGAGCCTCTCCAATGAAGTACTGAAGTTCAATCCCGATATGCTTCTGCTCTGCGGTGGCGGGGCGAAGAACGGTTTTCTGGTAGAACGCATCGCTGCACTGATGCCGAATGTCCAGGTAGGTGTCATGGAGCAGGCCGACAGCCTTGAAGCGATGATGATGGCGTGGCTCGCCTATAAACGGCTGCACAATGAGCATGTAGATCTCAAAGAGGTGACAGGTGCATTTCAAAACAGCATTCTGGGAGGAGTATACCTATGATTTTGATGAGGAATGAGGAATGAGTAACGAGGAACCGAAAGAAGCGCTGATCGAATGGCTGGAGCGCTACGGCATAGAAGCCGAGCTTCAGCCTTTGACAGGCGATGCCAGCCTGCGCAAATATTACCGTATCGAAGACAGTTTTCACAGAGGCATCGTCATGGATGCTTCCGCGCAGCCAGAGAGTGTAGCACCCTTTGTGGATATAGCACATCGCCTTTTTGAAGCAGGGGTACGCACCCCAAAGATCAATGCCTTTGACCGTGAACAGGGATTTGTCTTCATGGAAGATCTCGGCAATACCCATTTTGCCGATATGATAGAGAGTGAAAAAGAGATCATCTATCCCAAAGCGGTAGATACGATCCGGAAGATGCAGGAGGCAGATACCGAAGGGTTGCCGGTCTATGACAGGGAGTTCCTGCGTTTTGAGATGGACCTGATGCCTGAGTGGTACCTGAAGAAACACCTGGGTGTATCACTCTCGAAAGAGGAGGAAAGTGTTCTTGAAAACGCACTTGAAAAAATAGCCGATGTTGTGCTCGAACAGCCTCAGGGGGTTTTTGTGCATAGAGATTTCCACTCGCGCAATCTGATGTTCGACTGCAGAGACGATCTGGTCGTCATCGATTTTCAGGATGCCAGAGCAGGTGCAGTAACGTACGACCTGGTCTCTTTGCTGCGTGATGTCTATGTGGAGTTGGACCCGCAGGAGGTCGAGAGGCTTGTATTGCATTTCAGGGACCTGAAGGGGCTGGATGTCGATGATGAAACGTTCATGAAGTGGTTTGACTTCATGGGCCTGCAGCGGCATATCAAGATACTGGGTATTTTTGCCAGATTGGCACTGTGTGACGGGAAGAAGGGGTATTTGGAAGATATTCCTTTGACTTTGAAGTATGTGTTGAAAGTGGGTTCCCGGTATCCGGAGACTTTGGAATTTGTTAAAATGTTAGAGAGTGTATCTGAACAATGAAATTAACTGATCTGTTAGGTTTGTTTTAACTACCTCAGTGTTTGTACTGTGGTGGTGTTGCTCTTTCATTTTTTTTAGAAAAAAACGAAACAAAAAAATCGTCACCCTTCTCGAGTCGCTTCGCTTTCAATGGCGTTCAGGGTGACAAGTACACGCTTTGCGTGATTGATGGATGTGCTATCGCACGGAAAGGAAGAAATATATGAAAGCTATGATCTTGGCGGCGGGACTTGGTACACGTATGAGGCCATTGACAGATACCACACCCAAACCGTTATTGGAGGTGGGTGGTATTCCGTTGATCGTTTGGCATATCGAGCGTTTGGCGCATGACGGATTCAAAGAGATCGTTATCAATATTGCCCATTTGGGATACAAAATCAAAGAGGCATTGGGTGACGGTTCTGAATGGGGTGTGCATATTGAATATTCTGATGAGCAAGAGGAAGGGTGTCTGGAGAGTGCAGGGGGGATCATAAAGGCGCTGCCTCTGCTGGGTGATGAGACTTTCCTTGTCGTCAATGGCGATATCTTTACCGATTATGATTTTAATGTAGAGAAGAAGCTTGATGAAGGGATTTTGGCGCATCTTGTGCTTGTACCCAATCCCGAGCACAACCCTGAAGGGGATTTCGCACTTAGGGACGGGAAGGTGGTCGATGCGAAGGCGTACACATTTGCCGGTATAGGATACTACTCTCCCAAACTCTTCAAAGGTGTGGCGTATGGTAAAAGCAGCATTGTTCCTCTGCTCAGGGCAGCGATGAAGGAGGGAAGGGTTACAGGTGAACTCTATGAAGGGGAATGGCTCGATATCGGTACGCCGGAAAGACTGGAGCAACTGAATGCCGAGTTGATAAACAGGTATTGAGCAAGGCCTAACCTAATTCAACTCCAAATACCGGGCTACGGCATCTTCGTCATTGGAGTGAGGCAGTACGATATCCGCAACGGACTTGACCTCTTCAAGTGCATTGGAAACGGCCACAGAGGTTCCTGCCAGTTTGAACATGCCTATGTCATTGACAGAATCTCCGAACACGGTTACATCCTCTGTGTCTCTTCCAAGATGGTCCATGACCTTCTGGAGTGCATGGGCTTTGTCCCCTTCCGGGTGCAGCAGGGTGAGGAACCATCCGCCGCCGTATTTTTCCGGAGAGAGTTTCGCCTCCACCTCTTTTCCGAATGTTGATTTTACAGCTTCATAGAGTGGTCTCAACTGCCCTTCGTAGCCGAAATAGACGATCTTCAGGTTCTCTTCCATGGTACGGTTGTCCGGGTTGAACTGCATACGGGGGTCGTCCTTGTAGCCTTTGAGAACATCACGCTGATAGTCGTTGAGCCTGCGGGGGTAGAGAAAAGCTTCGTTGATGT from Sulfurovum riftiae harbors:
- a CDS encoding anhydro-N-acetylmuramic acid kinase → MKKERYIGIMSGTSLDGVDVVLCAIDKSSCDLLASYEHPFPETLKEEILHAITSTVTLKQIGELDHKLGELFAEAVNLLIDKEDIDRKSITAIGSHGQTLWHQPEGEHPFSMQLGDPNIIAARTGLKVVADFRRKDMALGGSGAPFAPAFHRFLLGKNDVPLCVGNIGGIANITLLGEELIGYDTGPGNMLMDMWIKKHKSVGYDKDGRWAREGKIVYPLLESMMEDAYFGMAHPKSTGREKFNEKWLEDALRGTSTGSVNTQGTVAEPVEAEDVQRTLLELTALSLSNEVLKFNPDMLLLCGGGAKNGFLVERIAALMPNVQVGVMEQADSLEAMMMAWLAYKRLHNEHVDLKEVTGAFQNSILGGVYL
- the murU gene encoding N-acetylmuramate alpha-1-phosphate uridylyltransferase MurU, yielding MKAMILAAGLGTRMRPLTDTTPKPLLEVGGIPLIVWHIERLAHDGFKEIVINIAHLGYKIKEALGDGSEWGVHIEYSDEQEEGCLESAGGIIKALPLLGDETFLVVNGDIFTDYDFNVEKKLDEGILAHLVLVPNPEHNPEGDFALRDGKVVDAKAYTFAGIGYYSPKLFKGVAYGKSSIVPLLRAAMKEGRVTGELYEGEWLDIGTPERLEQLNAELINRY
- a CDS encoding HAD hydrolase family protein encodes the protein MRPIYITDLDHTFLRSDLSLSPFSIEAWNSKAEHALMGVATARSFTKSKELLSQLHINAPMILLDGSIIVTPEREIIDLKTIGKTLGDAIVEVGLQYDIDPFIIGIKDRDINEAFLYPRRLNDYQRDVLKGYKDDPRMQFNPDNRTMEENLKIVYFGYEGQLRPLYEAVKSTFGKEVEAKLSPEKYGGGWFLTLLHPEGDKAHALQKVMDHLGRDTEDVTVFGDSVNDIGMFKLAGTSVAVSNALEEVKSVADIVLPHSNDEDAVARYLELN
- a CDS encoding aminoglycoside phosphotransferase family protein — encoded protein: MSNEEPKEALIEWLERYGIEAELQPLTGDASLRKYYRIEDSFHRGIVMDASAQPESVAPFVDIAHRLFEAGVRTPKINAFDREQGFVFMEDLGNTHFADMIESEKEIIYPKAVDTIRKMQEADTEGLPVYDREFLRFEMDLMPEWYLKKHLGVSLSKEEESVLENALEKIADVVLEQPQGVFVHRDFHSRNLMFDCRDDLVVIDFQDARAGAVTYDLVSLLRDVYVELDPQEVERLVLHFRDLKGLDVDDETFMKWFDFMGLQRHIKILGIFARLALCDGKKGYLEDIPLTLKYVLKVGSRYPETLEFVKMLESVSEQ